A genomic region of Zea mays cultivar B73 chromosome 6, Zm-B73-REFERENCE-NAM-5.0, whole genome shotgun sequence contains the following coding sequences:
- the LOC100280614 gene encoding calmodulin → MTRSAPPASPPAPKPVLRGSQLEQLREIFRRFDMDGDGSLTQLELGALLRSLGLRPTGEEARALLAAMDSNGNGAVEFGELAAAIAPLLTTQTHLVDQAQLLEVFRAFDRDGNGYISAAELARSMARIGQPLTFEELTRMMRDADADGDGVISFNEFAAVMAKSALDFLGVA, encoded by the coding sequence ATGACAAGGTCAGCACCGCCGGCCTCTCCTCCGGCGCCGAAGCCCGTGCTGCGCGGGAGCCAGCTGGAGCAGCTCCGCGAGATCTTCCGGCGCTTCGACATGGACGGCGACGGCAGCCTGACGCAGCTGGAGCTGGGGGCGCTGCTGCGGTCGCTGGGCCTGCGCCCCACGGGGGAGGAGGCCCGCGCGCTGCTGGCGGCCATGGACTCCAACGGCAACGGCGCGGTGGAGTTCGGCGAGCTGGCGGCCGCCATCGCGCCGCTGCTCACCACGCAGACGCACCTCGTCGACCAGGCCCAGCTCCTGGAGGTGTTCCGCGCCTTCGACCGCGACGGCAACGGCTACATCTCCGCCGCCGAGCTGGCGCGCTCCATGGCGCGCATCGGCCAGCCGCTCACCTTCGAGGAGCTCACGCGCATGATGCGCGACGCCGACGCCGACGGTGACGGCGTCATCAGCTTCAACGAGTTCGCCGCCGTCATGGCCAAGTCCGCGCTCGACTTCCTCGGCGTCGCCTGA